GAGGTAGATAGAACCATAATTGATGAAATAGGTGATCCTCTTATTCATCTTATTAGAAACTCCCTTGATCATGGAATCGAAAGTCCAGATATAAGAAAAGGTATAGGTAAAAGTGAGGTAGGAAAGTTAAAACTTAGGGCTTATCCAGATGGAAACAATGTAGTTATTGAAATAGAAGATGATGGAGCTGGAATAAATATTGAAAAGGTCAAGAATAAAGCTGTAGAAAAAGGTTTAATAACTTTAGCTGAAGCTAAAGAATTAGCAGATGATGTGGCTGTCGATTTGCTATTTAAAGCTGGATTTAGTACAGCTGATTCGGTGTCAGACGTTTCGGGAAGGGGCGTAGGCTTAGATGTAGTTAAAAGTAAAATAGAATCTATTAATGGCATAGTTGAGGTAGAAACAAGTCCTCATAAAGGGAGTAAATTTAGTATTCGATTACCATTAACACTTGCTATAATCCAGGCACTACTTATCAATATTAAAGAAGAAATATATGCAATACCATTAAGTTCTATTAGAGAAATAACGCCAGTTCAAAGTAAAGATATCAGAAATGTTCAGAATCATGAAGTAGTTTTATTTAGAAATAAAACACTTCCAATAATAAGATTAAATAAGGTTCTAGGTATCCATGCTTCTGAAAGTGAAGAGGAAATTATAATGGTTGTAGTTAAAAAAGGTGAAAAAGAAGCAGGCTTAATTGTGGACAGGCTAATAGGACAACAAGAGATTGTTATTAAATCATTAGGTAGATATTTGCTAGGCATACCATATTTAGCTGGTGCGACTATATTAGGTAATGGTAAAATATCTTTAATTTTAGATATTAATTCTCTATTGTAAGGAGAGGAGGTATTATATGAGTAGCATAAGCGGTGAAACAAAATATGTTGTCTTTAAAATAGATAACGAATACTACGGAATAGATATTAATAATGTTAAATCAATCGAAAGAATACAAGACTTTACTAGAGTTCCTAATGCACCTCCTTATGTAAAAGGTGTTATCAACCTTAGAGGTGAGGTAGTTCCAGTAATAGATTTAAGAATGAGATTTGAATTAACTCCCAGAGAATTAGATTCAAACTCTAGAATAATAATCGTGTTTGTAAATGAAATACAAATAGGATTATTAGTAGACTCATCTTCGGAGGTTATTGAAATTAACGGGGAAGATGTAGATAGTCCACCAATTGTAAAAGAAAATATTTCTGAAGATTTTATCAATGGGATCGGAAAACAGAATGGTAACTTGATAATTCTAATAGATATCGAAAAAGTAATTGGACATAAGGAGATTGAACAGGTAAGTTAGGAGGGAAGGGAAATGGAAGTAAACAATTTAAATTCTACCTTCTTAGATATACTGAAAGAGTTAGGCAATATTGGTTCTGGTAATGCAGCAACAGCCCTAGCATCTATGATAGATAAAAAGGTTGACATGAAAGTACCACAGGTCAAAATATTAGAATTTAAAGAAGTAGGCGATATATTAGGAGACAGCGAAACACCAGTAGTTGGAATATATTTTGAAATGACAGATGATATAGAAGGAAATATAATGTTTGTATTAGACATAGAATCAGCAGTAAATTTAACGGATATGCTTTTTAGCAGAAGCAGTTCAAAGAGCGAATTAGATGAAATGGACATGTCTGCTTTATCTGAAGTTGGCAATATTTTATCTGCATCGTATATTAATTCACTGAGTACTCTAACAGGTCTTAACTTAAAAATATCTGTGCCTTCTATTTGCATTGATATGGCTGCTGCAATTCTTAGTGTCCCTGCAGTTCAGTTTGGACATTTTGGTGACCATGTTATACTCATTGAAACTCAATTTGAAGAGGGAGACAAACTAATAACTGGGGACTTCTTCTTAATACCAGAGATTGATTCTTTCCAAAAAATATTAAGCAGTTTAGGGGTAAATTAATGATGGAAATAGTTAAAGTTGGGATGGCAGATTATAAAGTATTAAAAACTTCAGGTATATTGACCACTTTAGGCCTTGGTTCTTGTGTAGGAATAGCACTATATGATAAATACAGCAAAGTAGCAGGATTAGCACATATTATGCTACCATCTAGCTTGGAAATCAAGAACAATAGTAATAAAGCTAAATTTGCTGATACTGCAATCGTAGAGCTAATTAAAGAAATGAAATTAATAGGTGCAAATGAGAACAAATTAGTCGCAAAATTAGCAGGTGGCTCTCAAATGTTCTCCTTCAATTCCAATACTGATATTTTAAGAATTGGAGAAAGAAATGTACTAGCTTCAAAAAAAGTATTACAAGAACTAAGTATACCAATATTATCAGAAGATACTGGGGGAAACTACGGTAGAACAATAGAGCTAAGCGTAACAGATGGGAACCTATTAGTAAAAACCGTAGGACATGGAACAAAAAATATATGATTATATTTGTTTTGAACACCTTTTTGGAGGTGATAAATTGACAATGGACGAGCTATGGCTTCTCTATAAAGACACAGGAGATATAAGCTATAAGCAAAAATTAATTGAACTATACATAGATTTGGTTAAGATTGTAGCTGGAAGAATGTTTAATTATTATGGTGGGAACGTTGACTATGATGATTTGCTAGGATTTGGAGTATTTGGACTCATAGATGCTATCGACAAATTTGATATTAGTAGAGATTTGAAGTTTGAAACCTATGCTCAAATAAGAATTAGAGGTTCAATGATTGATAACTTAAGAAAACTAGACTGGGTTCCAAGAGGATTAAGAAAAAAAGCAAAAGAAATGGAAAATACAATCAATGCACTAGAAAACAAGCTTGGAAGAAGAGCTACAACAATAGAAATATCAGAAGAACTAAAAATAGATAAAAAAGAAGTAGAAAACATACTATCAGAAATTTCAACTATTAACATTATTTCCTTAGAGGAAACCTTATTTACAAAAGGTGATATAGCAATTAATCCAAATATTACAGAAAATCCTGAACATGTTTTTGAATCAAAAGAATTAAAAAACATTTTGGCAGAGGGCATTGACAAGCTAAATGAAAAAGAAAAAATGGTAATATCTTTATATTATTTTGATGAATTGACTTATAAAGAAATAGCAAATATACTAGACCTTTCCGAGTCAAGAATATCACAGATACACAGCAAAGCAATTTTATTACTCAAAGGGTTTTTAAAACTCAAAGGGATAGAAAAAAATTAATTGCAGGATGTGATGATGTGTTCTACAATTATGTTGTTTTAGAAGGCAAAGATTTAAAATCACTGATAGAAGAAGGACTTAAAAAATTAGATAAAGAAGAAAATCAGGTAGAGGTTGAAATATTAGAAAAGGGTAAGTTCCTAATGGGAATACCTATTAAAGACTATAAAATAAAAATGACAATAAAAGAATCAGAAGTAGGAGAGATTGAAAAAACATTAGACTCAGTTAAGGATATATTTATTGAGCCAGAAACTTTTGACTTAAGTTTTCAGGAAGATGGAGTATATATTGTCCTTAACAACACAGAAAAAACAGACGCAAATATTGAAAAAATAATCAGTTTGTTAAAGAAAAAAGAGATTAAAGATTTAGATATTAATGCAGTTAAAGATGCATTTAATAATAAAATGGAAACTAGGATAGCCCCAAAACAAGAGAAACCTATGATTGATGCTGAACTTATATTAGATGTTTTAGAAGATAAGCTAAGTGCTTATATTACAATTGTTCCTCCAGATGGAGGACGAGACTTGAATATTAGTGATGCTTTAGAAATAATAAATAAAGAGATTAAGTACGGACTAGATGTTCTAAAAATAGAAAAATTAATTAAAGATAAAGTATATAACACTAGAACATTAATAGCAAAAGGTACTCTGCCTATACATGGCCAGGATGGTTACGTAAAGTATCTTTTTGAAGAAAAAAAAGAAATTGCACCTCAGATATTAGCAGACGGAAGTGCTGATTTTAGAAATTTAAACCTTATATATAATGTAAAGGCAGGAGATGTATTAGCAGAGCTAATTCCTGCAACTTCTGGAAAGCAAGGCACTTCTGTAATAGGGGAAATAATAAATAATAAAATTGGTAAAGAAGCAAACTTCAAGTATGGTAAGAATGTTTACTTATCAGAGGATGGTAATAAGTTAATTGCAGAATGTGATGGTCAAGTTCGCCTGGAAGAGGGCAAAATAACAGTTTATGAAGTATATGAAGTAAATGGAAATGTCGATAACTCAACAGGTAACATTAAATTTAACGGAACAGTCAGGGTTAAGGGAAGTGTTTTAACTGGATTCCAAATTATTGCAGATGGGGATGTTGAAGTTGAAGGGGTTGTAGAAGGAGCTGAAATCAAATGCAATGGCAATATTCTTCTTAAAAGAGGAATACAAGGATATAATAAAAGTAGGTTGATTTCGAAAGGATCCGTTACTGCAAGATATATCGAAAATAGTTATATAGAAGCTGACGGAGATATTACATCGGATGCAATAATGCATAGTGAAGTAACAAGTAAAGGAAACATAAGAGCTTCTGGAAAGAATGGATTAATCGTTGGAGGTATCTGCAGAGCATCACAAGAAATAGCAGCAAAAACAATAGGTTCAAGCATGGCAACATCAACTGTTCTAGAAGTAGGAGTAGATCCAAGGCTTAGAATTAAACAAGAAGAAACTAAAAATAAACTTAGTGAAGCGGAAAATAATATTGAAAAATTAGACAAAACAATTGTTTTATTAAGTAGATTAGCTAAGTCGGGAGAATTGACCCCAGAAAAAGAAGATATGCTAAGAAAAGCAATACAGACTCGTAATATACTGACGAGTCAATCAGATGATTTTAAAAAGGAAATTAATTTCATAGAAGCTCAAATTCAACGCTTGTCTAGGGGAAAAATAAAAGCAGAGAATGTTATTTATCCAGGAGTAAAAATAGTAATGGGAAATAGTACAATGTTTGTAAGAGATGAATTAAGCCGTTCTACTATATATAAAGAACATAATGAACTAAAAATTGGACCTTATGAAAGATAATATTGGGGTGATATTAATTGAGGCCAATTGATTTAAATAATCTTATTCCTAAAACACAGGAAATTTCAAAACTTCAGCAATTAGAGAATAATAAACACAAAAATTTTATGCATAATCAGTCTACAACTCAAAACAAAAAATTCGAAAATGAGTTAAAGAAAGTAAATACAACAAGTAAAACATATAAACCTAAGATTAATAAGGATGAAAAAGACAACAATAAAAATAAAAGTTTTAAGGAAAAAGATGGGCAGGAAGAAAAAGAAAAAGAACAAAATAAAAATTCCGAAGTTGTATCAGATGGGATAATTGGTTCAAAAGTTGATATAAAAATTTAACGAGGTGCGAAGGATGAACATTATTCTTCTTCTTTTGGGCTTGATACTAATAGTTGTGACTATTTGGATGATAAGCTTTAATAATAAAACTCAACAAAATTCTATGCAAAATAAGTCCATAGATTTTGAAATAAAATCAGAGGACTCGTTTTTTATTGATAATGAAATTGAATTTGAAGAAGTATTAAATAATATTAGTGAAAATGAAAATAAGAATTTTGACTTAATATCAGAAGAAAAGTCGTATATTAACCAGGAACCAATAGAATATAGTAAGGATATAAACAGAACAAGTAGTCAACTCACTACCTATGCTGAAGATATAAAGAAAGATATTCGGGACGACAACATTGAAAAGATTATTGGTTTGAACAAGTCAGGATTAAAAGCTGAAGAAATTGCTAAAATGTTAGGGAAGGGTATTAGAGAAGTTGAGATTATTATTAAATTATACAGCCTTAAAAATTATGAAAATTAATAAATTGTAGTTATTATGTATTGAAGAAATACTGAATAATTTAGTTGTCAATAGTATATAATTATGTTTAATGAAAAACATAGTCATATACTATTTTGGCTGTAAACTACTTTAAATATGGAGCTTTAAAGTTATAAATTTCATCTTATTTATATAAATAAA
This sequence is a window from Proteiniborus ethanoligenes. Protein-coding genes within it:
- a CDS encoding chemotaxis protein CheW; translated protein: MSSISGETKYVVFKIDNEYYGIDINNVKSIERIQDFTRVPNAPPYVKGVINLRGEVVPVIDLRMRFELTPRELDSNSRIIIVFVNEIQIGLLVDSSSEVIEINGEDVDSPPIVKENISEDFINGIGKQNGNLIILIDIEKVIGHKEIEQVS
- a CDS encoding chemotaxis protein CheC; its protein translation is MEVNNLNSTFLDILKELGNIGSGNAATALASMIDKKVDMKVPQVKILEFKEVGDILGDSETPVVGIYFEMTDDIEGNIMFVLDIESAVNLTDMLFSRSSSKSELDEMDMSALSEVGNILSASYINSLSTLTGLNLKISVPSICIDMAAAILSVPAVQFGHFGDHVILIETQFEEGDKLITGDFFLIPEIDSFQKILSSLGVN
- a CDS encoding chemotaxis protein CheD, with amino-acid sequence MMEIVKVGMADYKVLKTSGILTTLGLGSCVGIALYDKYSKVAGLAHIMLPSSLEIKNNSNKAKFADTAIVELIKEMKLIGANENKLVAKLAGGSQMFSFNSNTDILRIGERNVLASKKVLQELSIPILSEDTGGNYGRTIELSVTDGNLLVKTVGHGTKNI
- a CDS encoding FliA/WhiG family RNA polymerase sigma factor, whose protein sequence is MDELWLLYKDTGDISYKQKLIELYIDLVKIVAGRMFNYYGGNVDYDDLLGFGVFGLIDAIDKFDISRDLKFETYAQIRIRGSMIDNLRKLDWVPRGLRKKAKEMENTINALENKLGRRATTIEISEELKIDKKEVENILSEISTINIISLEETLFTKGDIAINPNITENPEHVFESKELKNILAEGIDKLNEKEKMVISLYYFDELTYKEIANILDLSESRISQIHSKAILLLKGFLKLKGIEKN
- a CDS encoding FapA family protein, with product MFYNYVVLEGKDLKSLIEEGLKKLDKEENQVEVEILEKGKFLMGIPIKDYKIKMTIKESEVGEIEKTLDSVKDIFIEPETFDLSFQEDGVYIVLNNTEKTDANIEKIISLLKKKEIKDLDINAVKDAFNNKMETRIAPKQEKPMIDAELILDVLEDKLSAYITIVPPDGGRDLNISDALEIINKEIKYGLDVLKIEKLIKDKVYNTRTLIAKGTLPIHGQDGYVKYLFEEKKEIAPQILADGSADFRNLNLIYNVKAGDVLAELIPATSGKQGTSVIGEIINNKIGKEANFKYGKNVYLSEDGNKLIAECDGQVRLEEGKITVYEVYEVNGNVDNSTGNIKFNGTVRVKGSVLTGFQIIADGDVEVEGVVEGAEIKCNGNILLKRGIQGYNKSRLISKGSVTARYIENSYIEADGDITSDAIMHSEVTSKGNIRASGKNGLIVGGICRASQEIAAKTIGSSMATSTVLEVGVDPRLRIKQEETKNKLSEAENNIEKLDKTIVLLSRLAKSGELTPEKEDMLRKAIQTRNILTSQSDDFKKEINFIEAQIQRLSRGKIKAENVIYPGVKIVMGNSTMFVRDELSRSTIYKEHNELKIGPYER
- a CDS encoding DUF6115 domain-containing protein — encoded protein: MNIILLLLGLILIVVTIWMISFNNKTQQNSMQNKSIDFEIKSEDSFFIDNEIEFEEVLNNISENENKNFDLISEEKSYINQEPIEYSKDINRTSSQLTTYAEDIKKDIRDDNIEKIIGLNKSGLKAEEIAKMLGKGIREVEIIIKLYSLKNYEN